One region of Mugil cephalus isolate CIBA_MC_2020 chromosome 17, CIBA_Mcephalus_1.1, whole genome shotgun sequence genomic DNA includes:
- the ebi3 gene encoding interleukin-27 subunit beta produces MAALFGSVLLLVCVHESQALDLLSATATSGDAPPVPRVYCWCASYPNVTTCSWPEPSPSAPARYIATYRERNNQESTKECHLIPPGPSSSSYEQLWRCHLPNLKLLTDYIINVTAVHSSGSSSHLTSFMLEDIVKPDRPVDIRVSPHGPRKMLLEWSPPPTWTNMNILPLKYHIVYKWIHRGTPMLVNLGPFENTRMELRGLTLGRTYLFQVCAEELLGLGERSDWSLPVNFTVPRPNH; encoded by the exons ATGGCTGCGCTGTTTGGTAGCGTTTTACTCCTGGTGTGTGTTCATGAGAGTCAAGCACTGGACCTGCTGAGTGCTACTGCAACATCAGGGG ATGCTCCACCCGTTCCCAGGGTGTACTGCTGGTGCGCCAGCTATCCAAATGTGACCACTTGCTCGTGGCCTGAACCGTCCCCCTCCGCTCCAGCACGTTACATCGCCACCTATAG GGAGAGGAACAACCAGGAAAGCACCAAAGAATGCCATCTCATCCCACCCGGCCCTTCATCGTCATCCTACGAACAG CTCTGGCGCTGCCACCTGCCCAACCTGAAACTCCTCACTGACTACATCATCAACGTCACAGCTGTTCACTCCAGTGGAAGCAGCTCCCATCTGACAAGCTTCATGCTGGAGGATATAG TGAAACCAGATCGTCCTGTAGACATCCGGGTTTCCCCTCACGGGCCAAGAAAGATGTTGCTAGAATGGTCCCCCCCCCCTACTTGGACCAACATGAACATCCTCCCCCTAAAATACCACATAGTCTACAAGTGGATACACAGGGGCACCCCAATGTTGGTCAAT ctgggtCCCTTTGAGAACACCAGGATGGAGCTGAGGGGGCTGACCTTGGGGAGGACCTACTTGTTCCAGGTGTGCGCCGAGGAGCTGCTTGGTCTGGGTGAGCGCAGCGACTGGAGCTTACCTGTAAACTTCACAGTACCAAGACCCAACCATTAG
- the LOC125023236 gene encoding protein FAM163A-like — translation MSAGTIVITGGILAGVILLCIVAVLCYCRLQYYCCKKNDSEVDVGSVVGADPLSHFPCNACNALAMDGAAITPVSLDQLDSGTHHNHCPTCSPYPTRTALADDVMRNGGERLGFHTYYENPSASLPLSANPQGSSPLSYYNPTDMFPPPPPRPYSTQV, via the exons ATGTCAGCGGGAACTATTGTTATAACCGGAGGAATTCTCGCCGGAGTGATACTGCTGTGCATCGTAGCAGTCCTCTGTTACTGTAGACTCCAG TATTACTGCTGTAAGAAAAATGACTCTGAGGTGGACGTGGGCTCGGTGGTGGGAGCGGACCCCCTCTCCCACTTTCCCTGCAACGCCTGCAACGCCCTCGCCATGGACGGCGCCGCCATCACGCCCGTCTCCCTGGACCAGCTGGACTCGGGGACCCACCACAACCACTGCCCCACCTGCTCGCCGTACCCCACGCGCACCGCGCTCGCAGACGACGTCATGCGCAACGGCGGCGAGCGCCTGGGCTTCCACACCTACTACGAGAACCCGTCCGCGTCCCTCCCCCTGTCTGCCAACCCGCAGGGCTCCTCGCCTCTGAGCTACTACAACCCCACGGACATGTTTCCTCCCCCGCCTCCTCGCCCCTACAGCACCCAGGTCTGA
- the rabgap1l2 gene encoding rab GTPase-activating protein 1-like, giving the protein MMEEVSMVMAPDVHAIEEMSEEEILACLVAETGPTFTVPTKKAKLGESRLQIMDDEEEPLDKYLKENLRLQQASLRLEQENDNLAYRLITSKIALRNALDKAEDKVDELTKDLLQTRHRLQATEDEKRGKEEEAAMMKEVLRRELEKTEQDARRSAGIVADYKQICSQLTSRLERQQAAHREQLDSLKSAINACSRCRHTVEAFEPTGERRDSETAAETEGRVAAEQGREEEEEEEEDGGPRKEEQRREELEKESLRAQIRELEQELAQTKLQMVEAKCTIQELEHQRGVLSNDLQEARNNWISKAFTSLRTSSGGLHGISMDRDAAPAVRWRLHGASLSGWSTKKFSWPHRDNQENI; this is encoded by the exons atgatggaggaggtgtCCATGGTGATGGCCCCTGATGTCCACGCTATTGAAGAGATGAGCGAGGAGGAGATCCTGGCCTGCCTGGTGGCTGAAACGGGCCCTACATTCACA GTCCCGACTAAGAAAGCTAAACTGGGGGAAAGCCGGCTACAGATAATGGACGATGAAGAGGAACCTCTGGACAAATACCTG AAGGAAAACCTTCGCCTTCAGCAGGCCAGTCTGCGTCTGGAGCAGGAAAATGACAACCTGGCCTACAGATTGATCACCAGCAAGATCGCCCTAAGAAACGCTCTGGATAAG GCGGAGGACAAGGTGGACGAGCTGACCAAAGACCTTCTGCAGACCAGGCATCGACTCCAGGCCACGGAAGAcgagaagagagggaaagaggaggaggcggcaaTG ATGAAGGAGGTCCTCAGGAGGGAGCTGGAGAAGACGGAGCAGGATGCCAGGAGGTCGGCGGGAATCGTTGCCGACTACAAGCAG ATCTGCTCCCAGCTGACGAGCCGTCTGGAGAGGCAGCAGGCCGCCCACAGAGAACAGTTAGATTCACTCAAG AGCGCAATAAACGCCTGCTCGCGCTGTCGACACACTGTCGAAGCATTCGAGCCCACCGGGGAGCGTCGGGACTCTGAAACAGCAGCGGAGACAGAAGGCAGAGTGGCGGCGGAACAAggcagggaagaggaggaggaggaggaggaggatggaggtcccagaaaggaagagcagaggagggaggagctggagaaggagtcCCTCAGGGCTCAGATCAGGGAGCTGGAACAGGAATTAGCCCAGACCAAACTCCAGATGGTGGAGGCCAAGTGCACGATCCAG GAGCTGGAGCACCAGAGGGGAGTCCTGAGTAACGACCTGCAGGAAGCGAGGAACAACTGGATCAGTAAGGCCTTCACCTCCTTGAGGACCTCCAGCGGGGGACTTCACGGCATTAGCATGGACAGAGACGCGGCCCCCGCAGTCAGGTGGCGCCTCCACGGCGCCTCCCTCTCCGGATGGAGCACCAAGAAGTTCTCGTGGCCTCACAGAGACAATCAAGAAAACATCTGA
- the odf3l2a gene encoding outer dense fiber protein 3-like protein 2a: protein MEEAVKRRPIISARERGPGPGRYILPPTVGYMNHDFTKPSSPAYSFHSRMSSAMVSVDSSPGPRYHVGAKVTRFGRMETPSYSISGRLGRVGKKDAPSGTPGPGAYSPEKAPPVNAHRRPPSYTIGARTRYRSVDAVPAPNSYCLPSLLGCQIPHKPSSASFSLSGRMKVGAPSEDLAMSPAPGKYNSTNPDIYRQRQPSFSMQQRTKRPNYSSAVPGPGTYSPEKFHVHLPKPPSFTLGVRHSEFVTPLVVDVID, encoded by the exons ATGGAGGAGGCGGTGAAGAGACGGCCGATCATCTCTGCTAGGGAAAGAG GCCCGGGCCCCGGACGCTACATTCTGCCCCCTACAGTCGGATACATGAACCATGACTTCACCAAGCCCAGCAGCCCCGCGTACTCCTTCCACAGCCGCATGAGCAGCGCCA TGGTCTCTGTGGACTCCAGTCCAGGACCAAGGTACCATGTTGGCGCCAAGGTCACCCGGTTTGGCCGCATGGAGACTCCATCATACTCGATTTCTGGCAGACTGGGGCGTGTCGGGAAAAAAG ATGCACCGTCTGGGACTCCTGGACCGGGGGCCTACAGTCCAGAGAAGGCTCCACCAGTCAACGCTCACCGCAGACCTCCATCGTACACTATCGGAGCTCGAACCAGATACCGCTCTGTGGACGCAGTACCGGCACCCAACAG CTACTGTCTTCCTAGTCTGCTGGGCTGTCAGATTCCTCACAAACCCTCCAGCGCCAGCTTCAGCTTGTCAGGCCGGATGAAGGTGGGAGCTCCCTCTGAGGATCTCGCCATGAGCCCCGCACCGGGGAAGTACAACAGCACCAACCCAGACATTTACCGCCAGCGCCAACCCTCCTTCTCCATGCAGCAACGAACTAAGAGACCCAACTATTCCTCGGCTGTTCCCGGGCCGGGCACGTACAGCCCGGAGAAGTTTCACGTGCACCTTCCCAAACCACCATCCTTCACCCTGGGCGTCAGACACTCTGAGTTTGTCACACCGCTTGTTGTGGATGTAATTGACTGA